Proteins found in one Leptospira terpstrae serovar Hualin str. LT 11-33 = ATCC 700639 genomic segment:
- a CDS encoding helix-turn-helix domain-containing protein — protein sequence MAWKETNVFEERMKFVVAWKRGGWSLTDLCHEFNISRVTGYKYLKQYKLYGIDGLKDKSRRPKYHPHQTRKKIIELILQERKDHPRWGARKLLASLSARFHMIRKWPHPSTVGRILKQNNLIKPPKRRIRKQSIEQPFSHALGPNDIWCADFKGHFTVGDGKRCTPLTVTDAYSRFLLCCEIVPKADTT from the coding sequence ATGGCTTGGAAGGAGACAAACGTGTTTGAAGAAAGAATGAAATTTGTTGTCGCTTGGAAACGTGGTGGGTGGTCTCTCACTGACCTTTGTCATGAATTCAATATCAGTAGAGTGACGGGGTATAAATATTTAAAGCAATACAAACTATATGGGATCGATGGGTTAAAAGACAAAAGCCGAAGACCGAAATACCATCCACACCAAACTCGAAAGAAAATCATTGAACTAATTTTACAAGAGAGAAAAGACCATCCCAGGTGGGGAGCAAGAAAACTCCTAGCATCACTCTCAGCTCGGTTTCATATGATTAGAAAATGGCCACATCCAAGTACTGTAGGTCGTATTCTCAAACAAAACAACCTTATCAAACCTCCCAAAAGAAGGATCCGTAAACAATCCATCGAACAACCATTCTCGCATGCACTCGGACCCAATGATATTTGGTGCGCTGATTTTAAAGGTCATTTCACTGTTGGGGATGGAAAAAGATGCACTCCTTTGACTGTCACAGATGCCTATAGCCGGTTTTTACTCTGTTGTGAGATTGTTCCTAAGGCAGATACTACC
- a CDS encoding type 1 glutamine amidotransferase family protein, with protein MKLVQTGQGLMTDLFYDKHLPLLLSSFQYRGKTIGLICHAPALLTTLPSGPKGEGFLFQGYRVNSVTKTEEWFIETFVMKGSPKVRNISALLKERGMVYESSFLPGSGYATRDRNLITSQNPFSGKEFTKLYLDAISDYLKKFSF; from the coding sequence ATGAAACTAGTACAGACCGGACAAGGGTTAATGACTGATTTGTTTTATGATAAACATCTTCCTCTATTATTATCATCTTTTCAATACAGGGGAAAAACCATTGGTCTCATTTGCCATGCCCCTGCCTTGTTAACCACTCTCCCTTCGGGTCCGAAGGGTGAAGGATTTTTATTTCAAGGATACCGGGTAAATTCAGTCACAAAAACAGAAGAATGGTTTATTGAAACTTTTGTGATGAAAGGAAGTCCTAAAGTTCGTAATATTTCGGCGTTATTGAAAGAAAGAGGAATGGTTTATGAATCTTCATTTTTGCCAGGCAGTGGATATGCTACTCGAGATCGAAATTTAATCACTTCACAAAATCCATTTTCTGGTAAGGAGTTCACCAAACTCTATTTAGATGCTATTTCTGATTATCTAAAAAAGTTCTCTTTTTGA
- a CDS encoding Crp/Fnr family transcriptional regulator: MKFSNTSSPLNQGIRDLFISHGKKIKLGKKEIFAKQGFPLFSVGLVETGGFKLVYKQGKKEWIKSFIFEGGVLGSLPSVFNQKPSTYSILALEPSEVFVLPVSEFKSKLEKKNQYKEFLIQFLSTLYLKKEERVTDFLLLEPDKRYKKFIQEYQSVLGRISQIDQAAYLGITNVALSRIKKRTFLDNQK, translated from the coding sequence ATGAAATTTTCAAATACAAGTTCTCCACTCAACCAAGGAATTCGTGACCTTTTTATCTCTCATGGAAAAAAAATCAAACTCGGGAAAAAAGAAATTTTTGCAAAACAAGGATTTCCACTATTTAGCGTTGGTTTGGTGGAAACAGGCGGATTTAAACTAGTTTATAAACAAGGGAAAAAAGAATGGATCAAATCGTTTATCTTTGAAGGAGGGGTTTTAGGAAGTTTGCCCAGTGTATTCAACCAAAAACCAAGCACCTATTCCATATTAGCTTTGGAACCAAGTGAAGTGTTTGTCTTACCTGTATCTGAATTTAAATCAAAACTGGAGAAAAAAAACCAATACAAAGAATTTCTAATCCAATTTCTATCGACTTTGTATTTGAAAAAAGAAGAACGAGTTACCGACTTTTTACTCCTCGAACCTGATAAACGATATAAAAAGTTTATTCAAGAATACCAATCTGTTCTAGGTAGGATTTCCCAAATAGACCAAGCTGCCTATTTGGGAATTACCAATGTAGCTCTCAGTCGGATCAAAAAGAGAACTTTTTTAGATAATCAGAAATAG
- the trxA gene encoding thioredoxin: MTENLPKSFEELVQTHDKPILVDFWAPWCGPCKMVAPELEKLAKDWKGKVSIIKINTDEKQEIAGKYGITGIPTMILFKNGKEVHRISGAMRSEELKKVFGSLI, encoded by the coding sequence ATGACTGAAAATTTACCGAAAAGTTTTGAAGAACTAGTGCAAACACATGACAAACCGATCCTTGTGGATTTTTGGGCTCCTTGGTGTGGGCCATGCAAAATGGTGGCTCCAGAATTGGAAAAACTTGCCAAAGACTGGAAAGGAAAAGTTTCCATTATTAAAATCAATACCGATGAAAAACAGGAGATAGCAGGTAAATACGGTATCACAGGAATCCCTACAATGATTCTTTTTAAAAACGGAAAGGAAGTTCATCGTATTTCCGGTGCTATGCGAAGTGAGGAATTAAAAAAAGTATTTGGAAGTTTGATCTAA
- a CDS encoding discoidin domain-containing protein, which produces MKKIILTLLTFLVLFCKNTSIENSIVVERIQAASSADGTSPINVFIAGKYWKPETSLDGITIFFSNASKWNQKGKTDGRAFFNEISIECQEKKGYVAFYKDGSYATNFDCAKETPQKIRSNGVHVIYLLPDSGNGIKTVSFSQNGKKLDVLYPEPVLGQVTASSTLPNYPAYGLFDGSIDFAWVEGNKSDGVGESFQIELEDEIDFSGIEIFNGYQRLDALFHKNGSVTELLVSNDSDSFVIQVADKQGGQRIFFPKTLTGKKFTFTIQKVRPGKTWKDTVIAEIILLGEKGKRFTVVDKNADEFKKSILSKAKNTILSSVVNKAVFGDVSDGRLDYVFRSNGSFVIWKEDPAEKRVLDGNWVFVEATPTEAKIKIFGRDHKVVTQSLDSNSPYAETTEEKSTLIFSDTLTVKKSGNGLQMIGKKVQISN; this is translated from the coding sequence TTGAAAAAAATTATCCTAACTCTTTTGACTTTCCTTGTCCTGTTTTGTAAAAATACTTCAATAGAAAATTCCATTGTGGTCGAACGAATCCAAGCGGCGTCTTCTGCTGATGGCACGAGCCCAATCAATGTATTCATTGCAGGTAAATATTGGAAGCCAGAAACCAGCTTGGATGGGATTACGATTTTTTTCTCCAATGCCTCAAAATGGAATCAAAAAGGAAAAACAGACGGCCGCGCTTTTTTTAATGAAATTTCTATCGAATGCCAAGAGAAAAAGGGTTATGTTGCCTTCTACAAAGATGGAAGTTATGCGACTAACTTTGATTGTGCGAAGGAAACGCCACAAAAAATAAGGTCCAATGGAGTGCATGTCATCTATTTATTGCCAGACTCCGGGAATGGAATCAAAACTGTTTCTTTTTCTCAAAATGGAAAAAAATTGGATGTGTTATACCCTGAACCAGTTTTGGGACAAGTCACTGCAAGTAGCACACTCCCCAATTATCCCGCTTATGGATTGTTTGATGGAAGTATTGATTTCGCTTGGGTAGAAGGAAATAAATCCGATGGAGTAGGGGAATCATTCCAAATTGAATTAGAAGACGAAATCGATTTTTCCGGTATAGAGATTTTCAATGGTTACCAAAGGTTAGATGCCTTGTTTCATAAAAATGGATCGGTGACCGAATTACTTGTATCGAATGATTCTGACTCATTTGTTATCCAAGTTGCAGACAAACAAGGGGGACAAAGGATTTTTTTCCCAAAAACGCTAACAGGAAAAAAATTTACTTTTACAATTCAGAAAGTTCGTCCTGGAAAAACTTGGAAAGATACAGTCATTGCAGAAATCATTTTGCTCGGAGAAAAAGGGAAACGGTTTACAGTAGTCGATAAAAATGCTGATGAATTCAAAAAATCCATTCTTTCCAAAGCAAAAAATACAATCCTCTCCAGCGTTGTTAACAAAGCAGTTTTCGGGGATGTTTCCGATGGTCGTTTGGATTATGTATTTCGTTCCAATGGTTCCTTTGTCATTTGGAAAGAAGATCCAGCAGAAAAACGAGTATTAGATGGTAACTGGGTTTTTGTAGAAGCAACTCCCACAGAAGCTAAAATCAAAATTTTTGGAAGAGATCACAAAGTGGTCACACAAAGTTTGGATTCAAATAGCCCTTATGCAGAAACCACAGAAGAAAAATCTACCCTGATCTTTAGTGATACACTCACAGTTAAAAAATCTGGAAATGGATTGCAGATGATTGGTAAAAAAGTCCAAATCTCCAACTGA
- a CDS encoding VanW family protein, with protein MGFSFKKKSVPGMNRKVNRGNLRLFLGKIYFQWKRYLVWFLEKKTFATERVSLKELSQNFPVSIFQHNSPIYRKLKDVPMYLQENKKVNLEIAISQLDGIVLNPCQVFSFWYLVGKPTKSKGYLPGMQLRNGGFVERTGGGLCQMANLIYWMTLHSPLEVKERWRHSFDIFPDSERTLPFGSGATLSYNYIDLQIKNTTKQPFVLHLWIEEGFLKGEWRSEVEIPFLYQVYESYHGFHAEPWGGYTRRNTIRRKKILKSTKEILEDQLVTENVAWMMYEPLLESR; from the coding sequence ATGGGATTTAGTTTCAAAAAAAAATCCGTTCCAGGAATGAATCGAAAGGTCAATCGAGGAAATCTTCGTTTATTTCTAGGAAAGATTTATTTCCAATGGAAACGTTACTTGGTTTGGTTTCTGGAAAAAAAAACTTTTGCCACAGAAAGAGTTTCCTTAAAAGAGTTAAGCCAAAATTTTCCTGTTTCAATTTTCCAACATAATTCACCGATCTATCGTAAACTCAAAGATGTACCTATGTACCTCCAAGAGAATAAAAAAGTAAACTTGGAAATCGCCATTTCTCAGTTAGATGGGATTGTTTTAAATCCATGCCAAGTATTTTCGTTTTGGTATCTTGTGGGCAAACCAACAAAAAGCAAAGGATATTTACCTGGAATGCAACTGCGAAATGGAGGGTTTGTGGAACGCACGGGAGGCGGTCTTTGCCAAATGGCAAATCTCATCTATTGGATGACTTTACATTCTCCCTTAGAAGTCAAAGAACGGTGGCGGCATAGTTTCGATATCTTTCCTGATTCTGAAAGAACCCTACCTTTTGGTTCAGGTGCTACTTTGTCCTACAATTACATCGACTTACAAATAAAAAATACAACCAAACAACCGTTTGTATTACATCTATGGATTGAAGAAGGATTTCTAAAAGGGGAATGGCGCTCCGAAGTAGAAATACCTTTCCTCTACCAAGTTTATGAATCCTATCACGGATTTCATGCGGAACCTTGGGGGGGATATACCAGAAGAAACACCATCCGCAGAAAAAAAATCTTAAAATCCACAAAGGAAATTTTGGAAGACCAACTGGTGACGGAAAATGTCGCTTGGATGATGTACGAACCTCTTTTAGAATCGAGATAA
- a CDS encoding M15 family metallopeptidase, protein MKQIKFAMILGIPLFALVSQTIENKLNVLDRTAYELSVKKVPNKKLINLEQNIPSVILDIKYATPKNFTKQVIYQEAKAFARIPVAEALTRAQNEFLKLGYSIKIFDAYRPYSATVKFFEIIGDTRYVASPKTGSRHNKGCAIDLTLVDTKTKKELPMPTEYDSFRKEAWAEAPVSDPEILKNRTTLIQVLSNSGFKVNKSEWWHFDYQGCAGFEVLDIPFEELE, encoded by the coding sequence ATGAAACAAATCAAATTTGCAATGATACTCGGAATCCCACTTTTTGCTTTAGTTTCCCAAACGATTGAAAATAAACTGAATGTATTAGATCGCACGGCTTATGAACTTTCCGTAAAAAAAGTACCGAATAAAAAACTGATTAACTTAGAACAGAATATTCCGAGTGTTATTTTAGATATCAAGTATGCCACTCCGAAAAACTTTACTAAACAAGTAATCTATCAGGAAGCCAAAGCGTTTGCAAGAATACCTGTTGCGGAAGCATTAACTCGAGCCCAAAATGAATTTTTGAAACTAGGATATTCCATCAAGATCTTTGATGCCTACAGACCCTATTCTGCCACAGTCAAATTTTTTGAAATCATTGGAGATACTCGGTATGTGGCATCTCCCAAAACAGGATCAAGGCATAACAAAGGTTGTGCGATTGACCTAACATTGGTGGATACAAAAACAAAGAAGGAACTTCCTATGCCAACGGAATATGATTCCTTTCGTAAAGAGGCATGGGCAGAAGCGCCAGTTTCAGATCCCGAAATTTTAAAGAACCGAACCACTTTGATTCAAGTCCTGAGTAATTCTGGATTTAAAGTTAACAAATCAGAATGGTGGCATTTCGATTACCAAGGATGTGCTGGTTTTGAAGTTTTGGATATTCCCTTTGAGGAGTTAGAATAA
- a CDS encoding PH domain-containing protein, which translates to MLSNETIVSQIKALLSNHPHINLDILFLYVPEFQILHDLIEDDEIIQGYCIGLLEGSKEKLSPAKWLVVLTNKRFHFVQNSILRSSFEHIPLEFSNITKITTKLGWFFGQIQFISKDQTLKLLQIGRKDYGFFLPCLKKYL; encoded by the coding sequence ATGTTATCCAATGAAACTATCGTTTCCCAAATCAAAGCCCTACTTTCCAATCATCCTCATATAAACTTAGATATTTTATTTCTATATGTACCCGAATTTCAAATCCTTCATGACCTCATCGAAGATGATGAAATCATCCAAGGGTATTGTATCGGATTACTCGAAGGATCCAAAGAAAAACTGAGCCCTGCCAAATGGCTTGTTGTGTTAACGAACAAAAGATTTCACTTTGTTCAGAATTCAATCTTGAGGTCTAGTTTCGAACATATCCCATTAGAATTTTCGAATATTACAAAAATTACCACAAAACTAGGTTGGTTCTTTGGACAAATTCAATTTATTTCAAAAGACCAAACACTCAAACTATTACAGATCGGAAGAAAAGATTATGGTTTCTTTTTGCCGTGTTTGAAAAAATATTTATAG
- a CDS encoding MaoC/PaaZ C-terminal domain-containing protein, with protein sequence MAKIEFDKVEVGQTLPPLDVPVIEHANLVRYAGASGDFNPIHNDPDFARKAGLDGTISHGMYVMAQVGRLCTSWAEQKDIAYFGVTFKAMTKLGEKLTIVGTIKKKFEKDGKKTVTVLVEAKNEAGEVKAGGDLVVNAV encoded by the coding sequence ATGGCAAAAATCGAATTTGATAAAGTAGAAGTTGGTCAAACTCTTCCTCCACTAGACGTTCCAGTCATCGAACATGCAAATTTAGTTCGTTATGCGGGAGCATCTGGAGATTTTAACCCCATCCACAACGATCCTGATTTCGCAAGAAAAGCAGGACTTGATGGAACAATATCTCACGGTATGTATGTAATGGCACAAGTAGGAAGACTTTGTACTTCTTGGGCTGAACAAAAAGACATCGCTTACTTTGGTGTGACTTTCAAAGCCATGACAAAGTTAGGTGAAAAACTTACCATCGTTGGAACCATCAAAAAGAAATTTGAAAAAGATGGGAAAAAAACGGTAACTGTTCTAGTAGAAGCCAAAAACGAAGCCGGCGAAGTGAAAGCTGGTGGAGATTTAGTCGTCAACGCAGTATAA
- a CDS encoding FAS1-like dehydratase domain-containing protein yields MAITKDIVGKKLDRFDFTVERGKIKEFCLAINEKNPIYFDVEEAKKAGYSDVPAPPTFPTVIMFWGYPKIWNDMAELGIDLSKILHLKEEYTYHKILYPGKVYAQSEIADVKVGRAEIVTFRTTIYDEKNDPILSAEMAIFIRKD; encoded by the coding sequence ATGGCAATAACAAAGGATATAGTTGGAAAAAAACTAGATCGTTTTGATTTCACAGTGGAACGAGGAAAGATCAAAGAATTCTGCCTCGCCATCAACGAAAAAAACCCAATCTATTTTGATGTAGAAGAAGCAAAGAAAGCAGGATACTCTGATGTTCCCGCTCCCCCTACTTTCCCTACGGTCATTATGTTTTGGGGATACCCAAAGATTTGGAACGATATGGCTGAACTCGGTATCGACCTTTCCAAAATCCTTCATTTAAAAGAAGAGTATACGTACCACAAAATTCTGTATCCGGGCAAAGTGTACGCACAGTCCGAAATTGCCGATGTAAAAGTGGGTAGAGCAGAAATCGTAACTTTCAGAACAACCATCTATGATGAAAAAAATGATCCTATCCTCTCTGCAGAGATGGCGATCTTCATTCGTAAGGATTAA
- a CDS encoding alpha/beta hydrolase, producing the protein MSTWEQAYSREESTFQNKDGGKIYYQIYRPKSGVKRVLVVHHGIGEHGGRYNFLLEAMAERNYAIYLIDCRGHGKSDGRRGVITHFSDFFADLKELIDIAKRNEGVSKVTLLGHSMGAAITFLYTATDNYQNDLDAYICSALPIKVKTDIVMDIKKGAGGFLAKFVPTLTVPTGLDVNMISHDKSVVEAYVKDPLVHGNVGAYLGDYLLNCYALALESATKINVPIYMFHGKEDQIALVQGTLEAFEKVNSKDKTMKIFDGLYHETMNELPKDRAIVFKELVSWIDKH; encoded by the coding sequence ATGAGTACCTGGGAACAAGCCTACTCCCGTGAGGAGTCTACCTTTCAAAACAAAGACGGCGGAAAGATTTATTATCAAATCTACCGACCTAAGTCTGGTGTAAAACGTGTGCTCGTTGTCCACCACGGCATCGGAGAACATGGTGGTCGATACAACTTTTTGTTGGAAGCCATGGCGGAACGCAATTACGCCATTTACCTCATTGACTGCCGCGGTCATGGCAAATCGGATGGTAGGCGTGGAGTCATCACACACTTCTCCGATTTTTTTGCTGACCTCAAAGAACTCATCGATATCGCCAAACGCAATGAAGGTGTAAGTAAGGTTACCTTACTTGGTCATTCCATGGGAGCTGCTATTACCTTTTTGTATACTGCTACTGACAACTACCAAAACGATTTGGATGCATACATTTGTAGTGCTCTTCCAATCAAAGTTAAAACGGACATCGTGATGGATATCAAAAAAGGTGCTGGTGGTTTTTTAGCAAAATTTGTTCCTACTCTTACTGTTCCAACGGGACTCGATGTCAATATGATTTCTCATGATAAGTCAGTTGTCGAAGCCTACGTAAAAGATCCGTTAGTGCATGGTAACGTAGGAGCTTACTTAGGAGATTATTTGTTAAACTGTTATGCTCTCGCATTAGAATCGGCAACAAAAATCAATGTACCAATTTATATGTTCCATGGAAAGGAAGACCAGATCGCCCTTGTCCAAGGAACTTTGGAAGCCTTCGAAAAGGTAAATTCCAAAGACAAAACAATGAAAATTTTTGACGGATTATACCACGAGACCATGAACGAACTTCCTAAAGACAGAGCGATCGTCTTTAAAGAATTAGTTTCTTGGATCGATAAACACTAA